DNA from Deinococcus ruber:
CGCTTCCATTGCAACGGACACATCGGACCTGCGGTATCTCACGACGGTCACGGCGACACTTGGATCAGGGCAACATGTCCGAAAGATCGACCGGTCGGCGGAACTGAAGAAGGCAGAACTGAAGATGGCCGATCAATTGCTGGCGTGCGAGTTGCATCCGGAGATCCACCGGTTGTTGCTGCTGTACCCGTTGCAGCGGCTGGAGTTCGCGGTGGATCCCAAGCGGGATGAGGGGACGGGCGAGGTGCGGCTGGCGATGCGGATCGAGGCTGGAAAACAGTTTGGGAATCCAGACGGCGGCTTTGTGGCGCAGCAGCAGGCGGTGGCACTGGAGGCGCTATGGGTCGCGCTGCACCACAAGATTGGCGCCCACGTGTATCGGCGGTTGCGCGCGTTGGGGGCCTGGGCGGTGGCGGATGGGGTGACGGGGGCGTATCAAGCGGCGCGGCAGGAGGGCATCGCGGTGAGTCGGCAGGCGTTGGCGAGCGAACCGTTCTATTTCGCCGAGACCTTCGCGAGCACCCTGACGCAAAAGAACGTCCCGGAGGCGTTGCAGTGGCAGCAGCAGACGTTTCTGGAACTCCTCTTGCGCGCATGAACACCCTTCGGGCACGTCCACTGCAGGTTGTTCTGCGTACACCTGTTCGGGTGGTGGTTGGCTCAGCTGTACCAGGTGCGAGCTGATGTGTGGCCGTGCGGAGGATCTGTTCACGCCCAAGGCGGTCGCGGCCCTCACCAAGCTGTTCGGGCCGTTCGGGTGGCGAGCGCTGGACCGTACCGAGATTCGGCCCACGGATCAGCTCCGAGTGGTCCGGCCTGGTGCGGAGGGGTACGATGCGCCGCTGGCCCGCTGGGGGCTGATTCCTGAGCGCATGACGGAAGATGAAGCGAAAAAGTATGCGATGTTCAACGCCCGTATCGAGACGCTGGAGAGGAGCCGAGCATTCGCGCAGCCGTTCCGCAGCCGCCGGGCCGTGATCCCCATCAGTTGCTTCTTTGAGTGGCCGGTCCGGCAGAATGGCGTGAAGACGAAGGTTCGGATTGCTCGTCCGGATGGGTTGCCGCTGCTGGCGGCGGGGCTGTGGAACTGTACGGAGGACGGAACGGCAAGCTGTACCGTCATTACGCGGCCTGCACCTGCTGATTTGGTGGGTGTGCATGACCGCGCTCCGGCGTTGCTACTGACGCGGGATCTGGAGGCGTGGCTG
Protein-coding regions in this window:
- a CDS encoding SOS response-associated peptidase, which gives rise to MCGRAEDLFTPKAVAALTKLFGPFGWRALDRTEIRPTDQLRVVRPGAEGYDAPLARWGLIPERMTEDEAKKYAMFNARIETLERSRAFAQPFRSRRAVIPISCFFEWPVRQNGVKTKVRIARPDGLPLLAAGLWNCTEDGTASCTVITRPAPADLVGVHDRAPALLLTRDLEAWLRGAPAQAQRAAASSWQPGLLTVLPA